A region from the Tahibacter amnicola genome encodes:
- the bamA gene encoding outer membrane protein assembly factor BamA, giving the protein MKRIAALLLLACLAAEANAFEAFVVSDIRIDGLQRIAPGTVFTYLPIEKGDRVTSEDGEKAIRALFKTGFFNDVSLTRQGDILVVTVKERPAISKITIKGNKELKEEELRKGLKGIGLEEGETFDRLQLDRVQQELTRQYHNRGKYNVSITPKVTPLDRNRVDINIVIAEGKASRIKHINVVGNAIFTDKEIRDEFESDTSNWTSWYSKDDQYSREKLSGDLEKLASYYLDRGYADFNIDSTEVSISPDKRNIYVSANVHEGDLYKISDIKLLGELILPEESLRKLLRIQAGETFSRRKLEQSANAMSAVLSNIGYAFAEVTPVPKTDKEGKTVEVTFYVDPGKRVYVNRVMFKGNTRTEDEVLRREMRQLEGSWYSQAAIDRSKVRLQRLGFFKKVEIETPKVAGTEDQVDMVITVEEQPSGSLLFGLGYSQVQKLIASVAVSQNNFLGTGDKISLAVQRSSYMNRYDISYAQPYLTDSNISLGYNLSLRELDQGDANLANYLSDTAAFSTFVGVPIGETDGVQFQLGFSNNQITTLPGLTPSYIIRYITDLDHRTIHTWNLTASWAHDTRNKYFTPTRGGLQSISAEIALPGSTLEYYKLYYQGAHYFPLTDSLTFLLSGNLGYGDSYRNAIGREDPNAPVKGQRVVLSGLPFFENFYAGGVRDVRGFEDNTLGPCERVSQIDYCQPIGGAFKVLGSAELILPTPFAKNSDSVRISAFLDVGNVYRTFGDFDAGELRASTGLSLQWQAPVGPITVNLARPIRKKDGDRTETIQFSFGTQF; this is encoded by the coding sequence ATGAAGCGTATCGCCGCCCTGCTCTTGCTTGCCTGCCTTGCTGCCGAGGCCAATGCGTTCGAGGCTTTCGTAGTCTCGGACATCCGGATCGACGGCCTGCAGCGCATCGCACCCGGCACCGTGTTCACCTACCTGCCGATCGAAAAGGGCGACCGCGTCACCAGCGAGGACGGCGAGAAGGCCATCCGGGCCCTGTTCAAGACGGGCTTCTTCAACGACGTCTCGCTCACCCGGCAGGGTGACATCCTCGTCGTCACGGTGAAGGAACGCCCGGCGATCTCCAAGATCACCATCAAGGGCAACAAGGAACTGAAGGAAGAGGAACTGCGCAAGGGTCTCAAGGGCATCGGCCTTGAAGAAGGCGAAACCTTCGACCGCCTCCAGCTCGACCGCGTGCAGCAGGAACTCACCCGCCAGTACCACAACCGCGGCAAGTACAACGTCTCGATCACGCCCAAGGTCACGCCGCTGGATCGCAACCGCGTCGACATCAACATCGTGATCGCCGAAGGCAAGGCCTCGCGCATCAAGCACATCAATGTCGTGGGCAACGCCATCTTCACGGATAAGGAGATCCGCGACGAATTCGAGTCCGACACGTCCAACTGGACGTCCTGGTACTCCAAGGACGACCAGTACTCCCGCGAGAAGCTCTCGGGCGACCTGGAAAAGCTGGCCTCCTACTACCTCGACCGCGGCTACGCCGACTTCAACATCGATTCGACGGAAGTCTCCATCAGCCCGGACAAGCGCAACATCTACGTCAGCGCCAACGTGCACGAAGGCGACTTGTACAAGATTTCCGACATCAAGCTGCTGGGCGAACTGATCCTGCCGGAAGAGTCGCTGCGCAAGCTGCTGCGCATCCAGGCGGGCGAGACCTTCTCCCGCCGCAAGCTGGAGCAGAGCGCGAACGCCATGAGCGCGGTGCTCTCCAACATCGGCTACGCCTTCGCGGAAGTCACCCCGGTTCCCAAGACCGACAAGGAAGGCAAGACGGTCGAGGTCACGTTCTATGTGGACCCGGGCAAGCGCGTCTACGTCAATCGCGTGATGTTCAAGGGCAACACGCGTACGGAAGACGAAGTGCTGCGCCGGGAAATGCGCCAGCTGGAAGGCTCCTGGTACTCGCAGGCCGCGATCGACCGCTCCAAGGTGCGCCTGCAGCGCCTGGGCTTCTTCAAGAAGGTCGAGATCGAGACGCCGAAGGTTGCCGGCACCGAAGACCAGGTCGACATGGTCATCACGGTCGAGGAACAGCCCTCCGGCAGCCTGCTGTTCGGCCTGGGCTATTCGCAGGTCCAGAAGCTCATCGCCAGCGTGGCGGTGTCGCAGAACAACTTCCTGGGAACCGGCGACAAGATCTCCCTCGCCGTGCAGCGCAGCTCGTACATGAACCGGTACGACATCAGCTACGCCCAGCCCTACCTGACCGACAGCAATATCAGCCTGGGCTACAACCTGAGCCTGCGTGAGCTGGACCAGGGCGATGCCAACCTCGCCAACTATCTGAGCGACACGGCCGCCTTCTCCACCTTCGTAGGCGTTCCGATCGGCGAGACCGACGGCGTGCAGTTCCAGCTGGGCTTCAGCAACAACCAGATCACGACCCTGCCGGGCCTGACGCCCAGCTACATCATCCGCTACATCACGGACCTGGATCACCGCACGATCCATACCTGGAACCTGACGGCGTCCTGGGCCCACGACACGCGCAACAAGTACTTCACGCCAACCCGCGGCGGCCTGCAGTCGATCTCCGCCGAAATCGCGCTGCCTGGCTCCACGCTGGAGTACTACAAGCTGTACTACCAGGGTGCCCACTACTTCCCGCTGACCGACAGCCTCACCTTCCTGCTGTCGGGCAACCTCGGCTACGGCGACAGCTACCGCAATGCCATCGGTCGCGAAGATCCCAACGCCCCGGTCAAGGGCCAGCGCGTCGTCCTGAGCGGCCTGCCCTTCTTCGAGAACTTCTATGCCGGCGGCGTGCGCGATGTGCGCGGCTTCGAGGACAACACCCTCGGCCCGTGCGAACGCGTCAGCCAGATCGACTACTGCCAGCCGATCGGCGGTGCCTTCAAGGTACTGGGCTCGGCCGAACTGATCCTGCCGACGCCGTTCGCCAAGAACAGCGACTCGGTGCGCATCTCCGCGTTCCTCGACGTGGGTAACGTCTATCGCACCTTCGGCGATTTCGATGCCGGTGAATTGCGCGCCTCGACGGGCCTTTCGCTGCAATGGCAGGCGCCGGTCGGACCGATCACGGTCAACCTGGCCCGCCCGATCCGCAAGAAGGATGGCGACCGGACGGAAACCATCCAGTTCTCCTTCGGCACGCAGTTCTGA
- a CDS encoding OmpH family outer membrane protein, whose product MGQHAGGPWILAAALALLPALAWAQGGNKLGYVDMKRLLDNAPQVQAGRDRLQQEFNARDAALKVDEARLAELKKVFERDGALLSKADADTRKREIDALERSVRRTREELRAELKTRSDQELDKSWQAINNAVVEYAREQGLDLVVPSPVVYADPRIDITDRVLDRLRRNYQSHQAKQP is encoded by the coding sequence GTGGGCCAGCACGCAGGCGGACCATGGATACTTGCAGCGGCGCTGGCGCTGCTGCCGGCGCTCGCCTGGGCCCAGGGCGGCAACAAGCTCGGCTACGTCGACATGAAGCGCCTGCTCGACAACGCGCCGCAGGTCCAGGCCGGCCGCGACCGGCTGCAGCAGGAATTCAACGCCCGCGACGCGGCATTGAAAGTCGATGAGGCGCGGCTGGCAGAGCTGAAGAAAGTCTTCGAACGCGACGGCGCCCTGCTGTCGAAGGCCGATGCGGATACGCGCAAGCGCGAGATCGACGCCCTCGAGCGCAGCGTCAGACGCACCCGCGAGGAACTGCGCGCGGAACTGAAGACGCGCAGCGACCAGGAGCTCGACAAGAGCTGGCAGGCGATCAACAACGCCGTCGTCGAATACGCGCGCGAGCAGGGCCTGGACCTGGTCGTCCCCAGCCCCGTGGTCTACGCCGACCCGCGCATCGACATCACCGACCGCGTCCTTGACCGGCTGCGCCGCAACTACCAATCCCATCAGGCCAAACAACCATGA
- the lpxD gene encoding UDP-3-O-(3-hydroxymyristoyl)glucosamine N-acyltransferase, giving the protein MSATTVWRLGDIAQRFGLELRGDADLPICGIATLSAAGPNQLSFLSNPQYRNQLQTTRAAAVILREDDAALREGAALVARDPYVTYAKVAALFESLPAALPGVHPTAVVDASARVHPDASVGPQCVVEAGSVVEAGAILGPGCIVGPDCHVGAQCRLTARVTLVTRVRLGRRVLIHPGAVIGSDGFGIAFDRDHWVKVPQLGGVTIGDDCEIGANCTIDRGALEDTLLEDDVRLDNQIQIAHNVVIGAHTAMAGCSAVAGSARIGRYCLIGGGAGILGHLSIADRVTVTAMSLVTHSIHAAGEYSSGTPIQENRQWRRNAARFRQLDELARRVKAIEKDAKQ; this is encoded by the coding sequence ATGAGCGCAACGACCGTCTGGCGCCTGGGCGATATCGCGCAGCGATTCGGCCTGGAGCTCCGCGGCGACGCGGACCTGCCCATCTGTGGCATTGCCACCCTCTCCGCGGCGGGCCCCAACCAGCTGAGCTTTCTGTCCAACCCGCAGTACCGCAACCAGCTGCAGACAACCCGCGCCGCTGCCGTCATCCTGCGGGAGGACGACGCTGCGCTGCGCGAGGGCGCCGCACTCGTGGCGCGCGACCCCTACGTGACCTACGCCAAGGTGGCCGCCCTGTTCGAATCCCTGCCGGCCGCCCTGCCGGGGGTCCACCCCACTGCCGTGGTCGATGCATCCGCACGGGTCCACCCGGATGCGAGTGTCGGCCCGCAGTGCGTCGTCGAGGCCGGCAGCGTGGTCGAGGCCGGCGCGATCCTCGGGCCCGGGTGCATTGTGGGTCCGGATTGCCATGTGGGCGCCCAGTGCCGCCTGACTGCCCGCGTCACGCTGGTCACCCGGGTGCGACTGGGCCGGCGAGTGCTGATTCATCCCGGTGCGGTGATCGGCTCGGACGGCTTCGGCATTGCCTTTGATCGCGACCATTGGGTCAAGGTGCCCCAGCTGGGGGGCGTGACGATCGGCGACGACTGCGAGATCGGCGCGAACTGCACCATTGACCGGGGCGCGCTGGAAGACACCCTGCTCGAGGACGACGTGCGCCTGGACAACCAGATCCAGATCGCCCACAACGTCGTCATCGGTGCACACACGGCCATGGCCGGCTGTTCGGCGGTGGCCGGCAGCGCCCGGATCGGGCGCTACTGTTTGATTGGCGGCGGTGCCGGTATCCTTGGCCACCTCTCGATCGCCGACCGGGTCACGGTTACGGCGATGAGCCTGGTCACCCACTCCATTCACGCCGCCGGCGAATACTCCTCGGGTACGCCCATCCAGGAGAACCGCCAGTGGCGTCGCAATGCTGCACGGTTTCGCCAGCTGGACGAGCTGGCGCGCCGCGTGAAAGCCATCGAAAAGGACGCTAAGCAATGA
- the fabZ gene encoding 3-hydroxyacyl-ACP dehydratase FabZ has protein sequence MNDSNAGTMLPLDVRRIFDLLPHRYPFLLVDRVTAFEPGKRLTAIKNVTINEPFFQGHFPGNPVMPGVLIIEALAQASGVLVQLSAQADPNAQPLFYLVKVDKARFSRIVAPGDQLVLQVEQKRMIRKMGQFWCQALVDGEVVAEAEILCAERND, from the coding sequence ATGAATGACTCGAACGCCGGCACGATGCTTCCCCTGGACGTGCGACGTATCTTCGACCTGCTGCCGCACCGCTATCCGTTCCTGCTCGTGGACCGCGTCACCGCCTTCGAGCCCGGCAAGCGCCTGACAGCCATCAAGAACGTGACTATCAACGAGCCGTTCTTCCAGGGTCATTTCCCCGGCAACCCCGTCATGCCCGGCGTGCTCATCATCGAGGCGCTGGCCCAGGCATCCGGCGTCCTTGTGCAGCTGTCGGCCCAGGCCGACCCCAATGCCCAGCCGCTGTTCTACCTGGTGAAGGTCGACAAGGCGCGCTTCTCGCGTATCGTTGCTCCCGGTGACCAGCTCGTCCTCCAGGTGGAACAGAAGCGCATGATCCGCAAGATGGGCCAGTTCTGGTGCCAGGCGCTGGTCGACGGCGAAGTCGTCGCCGAAGCGGAAATCCTGTGTGCGGAGCGCAACGACTGA
- the lpxA gene encoding acyl-ACP--UDP-N-acetylglucosamine O-acyltransferase, giving the protein MIHPTAIIDPAARLGQNVSVGAYSIIGADVEIGDNTWIGPHVIVEGPTRIGRDNRIWQYASIGAAPQDKKFHGENAVLEIGDRNVIREFVTFHRGTEDGGGVTRVGNDNWLMAYVHLAHDCIVGNNTTFANAASLAGHVIVDDWVTLGGFTLVHQFCQIGAHAFTSMGSIINRDVPPYVTVAGSFAEPKGINAEGLRRRGFDPDRILSIKRAYKTLYKSGLPLADAREELLRASSDAPDVKLLLDFIERSKRSLIR; this is encoded by the coding sequence ATGATTCATCCCACCGCCATCATCGACCCGGCCGCCCGCCTCGGCCAGAATGTCTCCGTCGGCGCGTATTCGATCATCGGCGCCGACGTGGAGATCGGTGACAACACCTGGATCGGTCCCCACGTCATCGTCGAAGGGCCTACGCGCATCGGCCGTGACAACCGTATCTGGCAGTACGCCTCGATCGGCGCCGCGCCGCAGGACAAGAAATTCCATGGCGAGAACGCGGTCCTGGAAATCGGCGATCGCAATGTGATCCGCGAGTTCGTCACGTTCCATCGCGGTACGGAAGATGGCGGCGGCGTTACACGCGTGGGCAACGACAACTGGCTGATGGCCTACGTCCACCTCGCGCACGATTGCATCGTCGGCAACAACACCACGTTTGCCAACGCCGCGTCGCTCGCCGGCCATGTCATCGTGGACGACTGGGTCACGCTCGGCGGATTCACCCTGGTGCACCAGTTCTGCCAGATCGGCGCGCACGCGTTCACGTCGATGGGATCGATCATCAACCGCGATGTGCCCCCCTACGTGACGGTGGCCGGCAGCTTTGCCGAGCCCAAAGGGATCAATGCCGAAGGCCTGCGCCGCCGCGGCTTTGACCCGGACCGCATCCTGTCGATCAAGCGCGCCTACAAGACGCTCTACAAATCCGGACTGCCGCTGGCGGACGCGCGCGAGGAACTGCTGCGCGCCTCCAGCGATGCACCGGACGTGAAGCTGCTGCTCGACTTCATCGAACGCAGCAAGCGCTCGCTCATCCGCTGA
- the lpxB gene encoding lipid-A-disaccharide synthase, with protein MNPTESAPRPRLFALVAGEASGDLLGADLIRALRVRYPDARFVGIGGDQMIAAGLEAWYPAEKLSVMGLVEVLKHLAELLRIRADVSRRIQALKPDAFIGIDAPDFNLGLEKKLKTAGIRTVHYVSPSVWAWREGRAAKIGRSADVVLCLFPMEPPIYARYHVTARFVGHPLADRFPLVNEHHAARRTLGLSDDAPVLALLPGSRLGEIERLGAIFIEAARRCAKAIPGLQIVAPMATEACRARFSALMSATPDTDDAQPDTPIRLLDGNAHLAMQAADVVLLASGTAALEAMLAKRPMVVAYKVAAWTYRLVTWFKLMRTTRFSLPNVLAGRELVPEILQDACTAPALADALLQLFGDASARMALLAEFERLHRTLHGAPGSHAADVVSALVEGRPLDPPSSSDAPLSDSQRAPLPPH; from the coding sequence GTGAATCCGACCGAATCCGCACCCCGTCCCCGACTTTTCGCGCTCGTTGCCGGCGAAGCCTCCGGTGACCTGCTCGGGGCCGACCTGATCCGCGCCCTGCGCGTCCGCTATCCGGACGCCCGCTTCGTGGGCATCGGCGGCGACCAGATGATCGCCGCCGGCCTGGAGGCGTGGTATCCCGCGGAAAAGTTGTCGGTAATGGGCCTGGTGGAGGTGCTCAAGCACCTGGCAGAGCTGCTGCGCATTCGCGCAGATGTTTCCCGGCGCATCCAGGCACTCAAACCCGACGCCTTCATCGGCATCGACGCCCCGGACTTCAACCTCGGGCTGGAAAAGAAACTCAAGACGGCTGGCATCCGCACCGTGCACTACGTCAGTCCGTCGGTCTGGGCCTGGCGCGAAGGGCGCGCGGCGAAGATCGGCCGCAGCGCCGACGTGGTGCTGTGCCTGTTTCCGATGGAACCGCCGATCTACGCGCGGTATCACGTCACCGCACGCTTTGTCGGCCATCCCCTGGCGGACCGTTTTCCGCTGGTGAATGAACACCATGCAGCCCGGCGCACACTCGGTCTTTCCGACGACGCCCCCGTCCTGGCGCTGTTGCCGGGCAGTCGACTGGGGGAGATCGAACGGCTGGGTGCCATCTTCATCGAAGCAGCACGGCGCTGCGCGAAAGCCATTCCCGGCCTGCAGATCGTCGCACCGATGGCGACCGAGGCCTGCCGTGCCCGATTCTCGGCCCTGATGTCCGCAACACCAGATACCGATGACGCGCAGCCGGATACCCCGATCCGGCTGCTGGACGGCAACGCGCATCTGGCCATGCAGGCCGCGGATGTCGTCCTGCTGGCATCCGGCACGGCCGCCCTGGAGGCCATGCTGGCGAAGCGTCCGATGGTGGTGGCCTACAAAGTGGCCGCCTGGACGTATCGGCTCGTCACCTGGTTCAAGCTGATGCGCACGACGCGCTTTTCCCTGCCCAATGTGCTGGCCGGGCGTGAGCTGGTGCCGGAGATCCTGCAGGATGCCTGCACGGCGCCCGCCCTGGCGGACGCGCTGCTGCAGCTGTTTGGCGACGCATCGGCGCGGATGGCACTGCTGGCGGAATTCGAGCGGCTGCACCGCACGCTCCACGGCGCGCCGGGATCGCACGCCGCTGACGTGGTCAGCGCGCTGGTCGAGGGCCGTCCGCTGGACCCACCGTCATCCTCGGACGCCCCCCTGTCTGACAGCCAACGCGCTCCCCTGCCGCCCCATTGA
- a CDS encoding LTA synthase family protein — protein MAMPLLPVIDRRSWLLHLLAIIAYGAMVLYGPLAEGTPEERTYTLVLSGSVALLAAFTTRRFAFSLIASAGLFILILTSSVLKVTYLTTPLLAPDLVYFANLETLEVFARYPLILIASFAGLVALPLSLGGIWRIDRPRLFSGLRRWPRIVVLSLGAGLSAVALFATLNPRGPFMHVYGKGMWAAMNDKSYLTDFFISFYATQIEPPKLVKDAASRQVWNEQVASVGDPRQRPDIVAVLQESTFDPSMLVECRLPVCKRRLFQVDKRTRAHGLLQVHTWGGGTWTSEFAFLTSMAHVLFGNAGLYAPFNLAPRVAYSLPRALKENGYRTIAIYPMSGSFINARNAYNFYGFDTFYDGTTYGLGWDSNDFDLLKVFNRIYEDEKRAHSTQPLFIFMLTLHQHGPHMTPLRDLPSPYNKPLFPKRLNPWLNLNLGNYLERLEQSEQAMAQLEQKLFASDRRTVLMHFGDHQPSFDGAINALEKKVPKGVKDPTKVTYYMLKSNFPLRRKIDFPVLDIIYLGSLLLDVADLRKDDFYEASALLRDRCEGRYFDCKEPALLESYHDYVFGTIGALRE, from the coding sequence ATGGCAATGCCCCTTCTTCCCGTCATTGATCGCCGCAGTTGGTTGTTGCACCTGCTGGCCATCATTGCCTATGGCGCGATGGTGCTTTACGGCCCCCTGGCAGAAGGCACTCCGGAAGAACGCACGTATACGCTGGTCCTGAGCGGCAGCGTGGCACTGCTGGCGGCCTTCACCACGCGACGCTTCGCCTTCAGCCTCATCGCCAGCGCCGGCCTGTTTATCCTCATTCTCACCAGCAGCGTGCTCAAGGTGACCTACCTCACCACGCCCCTGCTCGCGCCCGACCTCGTCTATTTCGCCAATCTCGAAACGCTGGAAGTCTTCGCACGTTATCCCCTGATCCTGATCGCCAGTTTTGCCGGCCTCGTGGCGCTGCCGCTCAGCCTCGGAGGCATCTGGCGGATCGATCGCCCCCGGCTCTTCAGTGGGCTGCGGCGTTGGCCACGCATCGTCGTCCTTTCGCTCGGCGCCGGTCTTTCCGCTGTCGCCCTGTTTGCCACGCTCAATCCGCGCGGGCCCTTCATGCATGTCTACGGCAAAGGCATGTGGGCCGCGATGAACGACAAGAGCTACCTCACCGATTTCTTCATCTCGTTTTATGCCACCCAGATCGAGCCACCCAAGCTCGTCAAGGATGCGGCTTCGCGCCAGGTGTGGAACGAACAGGTGGCCAGCGTCGGCGATCCGCGCCAACGCCCGGACATCGTCGCCGTGCTGCAGGAGAGCACCTTCGACCCCAGCATGCTGGTGGAATGCCGCCTGCCCGTGTGCAAGCGGCGACTGTTCCAGGTCGACAAGCGCACGCGCGCCCACGGGTTGCTGCAGGTGCATACCTGGGGCGGCGGCACCTGGACCAGTGAATTTGCCTTCCTGACCAGCATGGCGCACGTGCTGTTCGGCAACGCAGGGCTCTATGCACCGTTCAACCTGGCGCCACGCGTGGCCTACAGCCTGCCGCGCGCGCTCAAGGAGAACGGCTACCGAACCATCGCGATCTACCCGATGTCCGGCAGCTTTATCAATGCACGCAACGCCTACAATTTCTACGGCTTCGACACCTTTTACGACGGAACGACCTACGGGCTGGGCTGGGATTCCAACGACTTCGACCTCCTGAAAGTCTTCAACCGTATTTACGAAGACGAAAAGCGCGCCCATTCGACGCAGCCGCTTTTCATCTTCATGCTGACCCTGCACCAGCACGGTCCGCACATGACGCCCCTGCGTGACCTGCCCTCCCCCTATAACAAGCCCCTGTTTCCCAAGCGCCTCAATCCCTGGCTCAATCTCAACCTCGGCAATTACCTCGAACGCCTGGAACAATCCGAACAGGCCATGGCCCAGCTGGAACAAAAGCTCTTTGCCAGCGACCGTCGCACCGTGCTCATGCACTTCGGCGATCACCAGCCCTCCTTCGACGGCGCGATCAATGCGCTGGAAAAGAAAGTGCCCAAGGGCGTGAAAGACCCCACCAAGGTCACCTATTACATGCTGAAGTCGAACTTCCCGCTGCGCCGGAAGATCGACTTCCCCGTGCTGGACATCATCTATCTCGGCTCATTGCTGCTGGATGTGGCCGACTTGCGCAAGGACGACTTCTACGAGGCCAGCGCCTTGCTGCGTGACCGCTGCGAAGGCCGCTATTTCGACTGCAAGGAGCCGGCATTGCTTGAGTCGTATCACGACTATGTCTTTGGCACGATCGGCGCCCTGAGGGAATGA
- the rnhB gene encoding ribonuclease HII codes for MTMTKAARSRLHVAGVDEAGRGPLAGPVLVAAVILDPKKPIDGLADSKQLTEARREALEPLIRERALAYSIVEVDVEAIDRLNIFHATMHGMAQALVQLAIEPALALIDGNHLPKNLRCDARAVVGGDALEPAISAASILAKVTRDRLMVALDERHPGYGFSSHKGYGTPEHLDALRRLGPCLAHRRSFAPVQATLQPSLF; via the coding sequence ATGACGATGACCAAGGCCGCGCGCTCCCGTCTCCATGTCGCCGGTGTCGACGAGGCCGGTCGCGGGCCGCTGGCGGGCCCTGTCCTGGTCGCCGCCGTCATTCTCGACCCGAAAAAGCCGATCGACGGACTGGCCGATTCCAAGCAGCTCACCGAAGCCCGCCGGGAGGCATTGGAGCCACTGATCCGCGAACGCGCGCTGGCGTACAGCATCGTCGAGGTCGACGTCGAGGCCATCGACCGCCTCAACATCTTCCATGCCACGATGCACGGAATGGCGCAGGCTCTCGTGCAGCTGGCGATCGAACCGGCGCTAGCATTGATCGATGGAAACCACCTGCCGAAGAACCTGCGCTGCGACGCACGCGCCGTGGTCGGCGGTGACGCGCTGGAACCGGCCATCAGCGCGGCTTCGATCCTGGCAAAAGTGACGCGCGACCGGCTCATGGTCGCGCTGGACGAACGCCACCCCGGCTATGGCTTCTCCAGTCACAAGGGCTACGGCACGCCCGAGCACCTGGATGCCCTGCGACGTCTTGGCCCATGTCTTGCGCACCGGCGCAGTTTTGCCCCCGTGCAGGCGACTCTGCAGCCGAGCCTGTTCTAA